The Haloarchaeobius amylolyticus genome window below encodes:
- a CDS encoding YcaO-like family protein: MDVRIAGDGPAAEAVVAALADADATSERVEAADIAGTDLGVVVGPVGDEAFETANEVADGPWLAVELGGIGGAAVAGVDASVTGLESGRGCYDCLRARVAANARETDEGTVDNPTARLAGAVAGRQAVGFLTGEGDVVGAVHELPHQNRSFLPVPGCCTSRDRTVRHDHEAVSLDDAVARAEQALDPRVGLVSDIGEVESFPAPYYLATNSETSVFSDASAPKQAAGVADDWNAAFMKAVGEALERYSSAVYRESEFRAMPPAMVDEGVRPDDVVRRDDAPAVDPEEPIPWVVGENLATGEEAPLPAEVVQFPPPEERYTDAITTGLGLGTSGADALVSGLTEVVERDATMLAWYSTFEPLELRVDDEEYQTLARRARSEGLRTTALLVTQDVDVPVVAVAVHREDDDWPAFAVGSGAALDPVDAARSGLAEALQNWMELRSMGRSQATDEPGAIAAFADFPSAAADFLDAGGPVPAASVGPDDPATGAAAVDDLVSRVTDAGLTPYAARLTTPDVAQAGFEAVRVVVPGAQPLFTGDPAFGERAETVPESLGFESRLNRRHHPYP, encoded by the coding sequence ATGGACGTACGTATCGCAGGTGACGGACCGGCGGCCGAGGCCGTGGTGGCGGCCCTGGCCGACGCGGACGCCACGTCGGAGCGTGTCGAAGCGGCCGACATCGCCGGGACCGACCTCGGCGTGGTCGTCGGGCCGGTCGGTGACGAGGCGTTCGAGACGGCGAACGAGGTCGCGGACGGGCCGTGGCTCGCGGTCGAACTCGGGGGTATCGGCGGCGCGGCCGTCGCCGGGGTCGACGCGTCGGTCACCGGCCTCGAATCGGGGCGCGGCTGCTACGACTGTCTCCGGGCGCGGGTCGCGGCGAACGCCCGCGAGACCGACGAGGGCACGGTCGACAACCCGACCGCCAGACTCGCCGGGGCGGTCGCGGGCCGGCAGGCGGTCGGCTTCCTCACCGGGGAGGGCGACGTTGTCGGGGCGGTCCACGAACTCCCGCACCAGAACCGCTCGTTCCTCCCGGTGCCGGGGTGCTGTACGAGCCGTGACCGCACGGTCCGACACGACCACGAGGCGGTGAGCCTCGACGACGCCGTCGCCCGGGCCGAGCAGGCGCTGGACCCGCGGGTCGGCCTGGTCAGCGACATCGGCGAGGTCGAGTCCTTCCCGGCGCCGTACTACCTCGCGACGAACTCCGAGACGAGCGTCTTCAGCGACGCCAGCGCGCCGAAGCAGGCCGCGGGCGTCGCCGACGACTGGAACGCCGCCTTCATGAAGGCCGTCGGGGAGGCGCTGGAACGCTACTCGTCGGCGGTCTACCGCGAGAGCGAGTTCCGGGCGATGCCGCCGGCGATGGTCGACGAGGGGGTCCGCCCCGACGACGTGGTCCGGCGCGACGACGCCCCCGCGGTCGACCCCGAGGAGCCGATTCCGTGGGTGGTGGGCGAGAACCTCGCGACCGGCGAGGAGGCACCGCTTCCCGCAGAGGTCGTGCAGTTCCCGCCGCCGGAGGAGCGCTACACCGACGCCATCACGACGGGGCTCGGCCTCGGCACCTCCGGGGCCGACGCGCTCGTCTCCGGCCTGACCGAGGTCGTCGAGCGCGACGCGACCATGCTCGCGTGGTACTCGACGTTCGAACCCCTCGAACTCCGCGTCGACGACGAGGAGTACCAGACGCTCGCCCGGCGCGCCCGCTCGGAGGGGCTGCGGACCACGGCCCTGCTCGTGACCCAGGACGTGGACGTGCCGGTCGTCGCGGTCGCGGTCCACCGCGAGGACGACGACTGGCCCGCCTTCGCGGTCGGCTCCGGGGCGGCGCTGGACCCGGTCGACGCGGCGCGCTCGGGGCTGGCCGAGGCGCTCCAGAACTGGATGGAGCTGCGGTCGATGGGGCGCTCGCAGGCGACCGACGAACCGGGCGCCATCGCCGCGTTCGCCGACTTCCCGTCGGCCGCCGCCGACTTCCTCGACGCGGGCGGCCCGGTCCCCGCCGCGAGCGTCGGCCCCGACGACCCCGCGACGGGGGCGGCCGCGGTCGACGACCTCGTCTCGCGGGTCACCGACGCGGGCCTGACGCCCTACGCCGCCCGGCTCACCACGCCCGACGTGGCCCAGGCCGGCTTCGAGGCGGTCCGGGTCGTCGTGCCCGGAGCCCAGCCGCTGTTCACCGGCGACCCGGCCTTCGGCGAGCGCGCCGAGACGGTGCCCGAGTCCCTCGGATTCGAGTCCCGGCTGAACCGGCGCCACCACCCGTATCCCTGA
- a CDS encoding DUF63 family protein: MSDLIERIGIGRAWAAGVALLALVFGLGSVLFTRTVYANFVWHYFWGPVYADAKGWSCAAWANGEQIQPQSCTNVPAGMGPVAEPGYTVVSEIGYAVILLVMLVGVALLLKQLRVERYRAMFYGLFPFMFFGGALRVVEDVNNRAAEVRAEQLASGVPPAEATGVLIDYPLNAFLISPIIYFTVFFVALGALVAAVYLSRHVISQSYEYPLFAIASAILVVTLGYLGWASATKEFVYFYPQVLVAVLVGATICTAGVWYLIENVKPAINRGTGLMGLVILWAHSIDGVANVVGLDWMTYLTGRANLTGKHPVNRFIVDVSGGVLPAYLDAFPFLIVKLVAATFVIYVFDEVVFEDSPRFTVMLLVAIVAVGLGPGTRDMLRATLYV, from the coding sequence ATGAGTGACCTGATAGAGCGTATCGGCATCGGGCGCGCGTGGGCAGCCGGGGTCGCACTGCTCGCGCTGGTGTTCGGGCTCGGGTCGGTACTGTTCACGAGGACGGTGTACGCCAACTTCGTCTGGCACTACTTCTGGGGGCCCGTCTACGCCGACGCGAAGGGCTGGAGCTGTGCGGCGTGGGCCAACGGCGAGCAGATACAGCCCCAGAGCTGTACCAACGTGCCGGCAGGGATGGGGCCGGTCGCGGAGCCGGGCTACACCGTCGTCTCCGAGATCGGCTACGCCGTCATCCTGCTGGTGATGCTGGTCGGCGTCGCGCTGCTCCTCAAACAACTTCGCGTCGAGCGCTACCGGGCGATGTTCTACGGCCTCTTCCCGTTCATGTTCTTCGGCGGGGCGCTCCGCGTCGTCGAGGACGTGAACAACCGCGCGGCCGAGGTCCGCGCCGAGCAACTCGCCAGTGGGGTCCCGCCGGCCGAGGCGACCGGCGTCCTCATCGACTACCCGCTGAACGCGTTCCTCATCAGTCCCATCATCTACTTCACCGTCTTCTTCGTCGCCCTCGGCGCGCTCGTGGCGGCGGTCTACCTCTCCCGGCACGTCATCAGCCAGTCCTACGAGTACCCGCTGTTCGCCATCGCGAGCGCGATACTGGTGGTGACGCTGGGCTATCTCGGCTGGGCCTCTGCGACCAAGGAGTTCGTCTACTTCTACCCGCAGGTGCTCGTGGCGGTGCTGGTCGGCGCGACCATCTGTACCGCCGGCGTCTGGTACCTCATCGAGAACGTCAAGCCCGCCATCAACCGCGGGACCGGCCTGATGGGTCTGGTCATCCTCTGGGCGCACTCCATCGACGGCGTGGCGAACGTGGTCGGCCTCGACTGGATGACCTACCTGACCGGCCGCGCGAACCTGACGGGCAAGCACCCGGTCAACCGCTTCATCGTCGACGTCTCGGGTGGCGTCCTGCCGGCGTACCTCGACGCGTTCCCGTTCCTCATCGTGAAACTGGTCGCCGCGACCTTCGTCATCTACGTCTTCGACGAGGTGGTGTTCGAGGACAGTCCGCGCTTCACCGTGATGTTGCTCGTGGCGATCGTCGCCGTCGGTCTCGGGCCCGGGACCCGTGACATGCTCCGGGCGACGCTCTACGTCTGA
- a CDS encoding Lrp/AsnC family transcriptional regulator: protein MELDETDRHILRILQENARTTFSEIARRIDMSSATVHDRVGRLEEAGVIEGYHAKLDPKAVGYGISAIIGLRVEQGREKDTLQRLQDIEGVQEVHLTTGEWDVMARVYAADADALRELMFDRIAQMDGFARSQTMVILGTPHESEELPV from the coding sequence ATGGAACTCGACGAGACGGACCGTCACATCCTCCGCATCCTCCAGGAGAACGCACGGACCACCTTCAGCGAGATCGCCCGACGCATCGACATGTCGAGCGCGACCGTCCACGACCGGGTCGGGCGGCTGGAGGAGGCCGGCGTCATCGAGGGTTACCACGCCAAACTGGACCCGAAGGCCGTCGGGTACGGTATCTCGGCCATCATCGGCCTGCGCGTCGAGCAGGGCCGGGAGAAGGACACGCTCCAGCGCCTGCAGGACATCGAGGGGGTCCAGGAGGTCCACCTCACGACGGGCGAGTGGGACGTGATGGCCCGGGTCTACGCGGCCGACGCCGACGCCCTCCGGGAGCTGATGTTCGACCGCATCGCCCAGATGGACGGGTTCGCGCGGTCCCAGACCATGGTCATCCTCGGGACGCCCCACGAGTCCGAGGAGCTGCCGGTCTGA
- a CDS encoding inositol monophosphatase family protein produces MTEYADRVRVAEAAARAGAAVAAEGFRTGIAIEEKGQKTDVVTQADRDAQRAVIERIREAFPDDAIVGEEDDELKAVPASGPAWVIDPIDGTNNYVRDIPVWATSVAAVVDGEPVAAANVMPALSDCYTAGPDGARLNGSELSVSEADDPDRFVICPTIWWDFDRRDEYARACEVIVERFGDMRRFGCAQAVLGMVAAGSLEATITNVDPNPWDTVAGVYLVRQAGGTVTDLEGERWTHESQGLVASNGTRHDEVLAAARDVEKIRMS; encoded by the coding sequence ATGACCGAGTACGCAGACCGTGTTCGCGTGGCCGAGGCGGCCGCGCGAGCCGGTGCCGCGGTGGCGGCCGAGGGCTTCCGGACCGGCATCGCCATCGAGGAGAAGGGCCAGAAGACGGACGTGGTGACCCAGGCCGACCGGGACGCCCAGCGGGCCGTCATCGAGCGGATCAGGGAGGCGTTCCCGGACGATGCCATCGTCGGCGAGGAGGACGACGAGCTGAAGGCGGTCCCGGCGTCTGGGCCGGCGTGGGTCATCGACCCCATCGACGGGACGAACAACTACGTCCGGGACATCCCGGTGTGGGCGACCAGCGTCGCGGCCGTGGTCGACGGCGAGCCCGTGGCCGCGGCGAACGTCATGCCGGCGCTTTCCGACTGCTACACCGCGGGACCTGACGGGGCACGGCTGAACGGTTCCGAGCTGTCGGTCAGCGAGGCCGACGACCCCGACCGGTTCGTCATCTGCCCGACCATCTGGTGGGACTTCGACCGCCGGGACGAGTACGCCCGGGCCTGTGAGGTCATCGTCGAGCGCTTCGGCGACATGCGCCGCTTCGGCTGCGCGCAGGCCGTCCTCGGGATGGTGGCCGCGGGCTCGCTGGAGGCGACCATCACGAACGTCGACCCGAACCCCTGGGATACGGTCGCCGGGGTGTACCTGGTTCGGCAGGCCGGCGGGACCGTGACCGACCTCGAGGGCGAGCGCTGGACCCACGAGAGCCAGGGCCTCGTGGCGTCGAACGGGACGCGACACGACGAGGTGCTGGCGGCGGCGCGGGACGTCGAGAAGATTCGGATGTCGTAG